One part of the Lotus japonicus ecotype B-129 chromosome 2, LjGifu_v1.2 genome encodes these proteins:
- the LOC130738722 gene encoding purple acid phosphatase 17-like isoform X1: MVGLSGNTMFVYFLFTISFGLWVLHASAALQRFTHTPKTDGSLGFLVLGDWGRRGEYNQSEVAFQMGKVGEKLDINFVISTGDNFYDNGLINEHDTAFEESFTKVYTAKSLQKQWYSVLGNHDYRGDAEAQLSPVLRKIDSRWLCLRSFIVDSELTEIFFVDTTPFVQEYYRESDGHTYDWRGINPPKSYINNLLKDLEMALRESTAKWKIVVGHHAIRSIGHHGDTQELISQLLPILQANNVDFYMNGHDHCLEHISDTESPIQFLTSGAGSKAWRGDIQEKNKRGLNFFYDGQGFMSVQLTQTDANIEFYDVSGNVLHRIISSKQLKHSSM; the protein is encoded by the exons ATGGTAGGTCTCAGTGGAAACACCATGTTTGTGTACTTTCTCTTCACCATTAGCTTTGGCTTGTGGGTTCTTCATGCATCTGCAGCGCTTCAGAGATTTACACACACACCCAAAACTGATGGTTCTCTTGGTTTCTTGGTGCTTGGTGACTGGGGAAGAAGAGGTGAATACAACCAGTCTGAAGTTGCATTCCAG ATGGGGAAGGTTGGAGAGAAGCTTGACATTAACTTTGTGATTTCCACTGGAGACAATTTCTATGACAATGGCCTAATTAATGAACATGATACAGCATTTGAGGAGTCATTCACCAAAGTTTACACAGCAAAAAGCCTGCAAAAGCAGTGGTACAGTG TGTTGGGAAACCATGACTACAGGGGTGATGCAGAGGCTCAATTAAGCCCGGTCCTTAGGAAAATTGATAGCAGATGGCTTTGCCTGAGGTCGTTTATTGTAGATTCAG aATTGACAGAAATTTTCTTTGTGGACACAACCCCTTTTGTACAAGAGTACTATAGGGAATCAGATGGGCACACATATGACTGGCGGGGAATTAACCCACCAAAATCTTATATTAACAACTTGTTGAAG GATCTAGAAATGGCATTGAGAGAGTCAACAGCAAAATGGAAGATTGTTGTTGGACACCATGCAATTAGAAGTATTGGGCATCATGGTGATACTCAAGAACTTATAAGCCAGCTTCTACCAATTCTTCAGGCAAATAATGTTGATTTTTACATGAATGGGCATGACCATTGTCTTGAACACATCAGTGACACAGAGAG TCCTATTCAGTTCCTTACTAGCGGGGCGGGGTCAAAGGCTTGGAGAGGAGACATTCAAGAAAAGAACAAAAGAGGTTTAAATTTCTTCTATGATGGACAAGGTTTCATGTCAGTGCAATTGACTCAGACTGATGCAAACATTGAGTTCTATGATGTTTCTGGCAATGTTTTGCACAGAATCATTTCTTCAAAGCAACTAAAACATTCTTCCATGTGA
- the LOC130738721 gene encoding LOW QUALITY PROTEIN: receptor-like protein 35 (The sequence of the model RefSeq protein was modified relative to this genomic sequence to represent the inferred CDS: inserted 3 bases in 2 codons; substituted 1 base at 1 genomic stop codon) gives MNLNLADNAFDILPSGFNKLKNLAYLNLSHAGFRGQIPSVIILDGNGFSTPVPETFSNLKNLTTLNLGDCNLTGRFPSKIFRIETLSFINISFNDNLHGFFPDFLLGGSLKTIKVSGTNFSGTLPHXIGNLRYLSELDLTDCRFNETLPNSLSNLTELTLLDLSNNSFTGPLPSFGMTEKLTHLDLSHNSLSGAIPSSLFRLPLLQIILLSDNQFSQLDEFLNVSSSVLDFLDLSNNNIPGPFPESIFQLTALSVLRVSSNKFHGPLQLNKLLLLRLLFELDISYNNWSINAYVASPFPLLGSLFMASCNLKTFPNFLRYQSTLLGLDLSRNHIQGIVPNWLWKLKDFAILNISSNLLTDLEEPMQNNISSLEKLDLHNNQLQGSILNFPVNAYYLDYSRNRFSSVIPQDIVNYLSTRYYISLSDNEFYGNIPDSLCNATHLEVLDLSINNFSGTIPSCLMTKTGTHRALSLKDNNLKGTIPDMFPASCALSTLNLHGNNLHGPIPKSLAHCSKXEVLDLGKNHITGGFPCFFQNISTIRALVLRNNKFQGSLGCGQANNKPWKMLQIVDIAFNNFSGKLKGQYFANWETMMHDEDQPGLEFIHEGTIGYIYYQDSVTIINKGQQMELVKILRVFTSIDFSSNKFEGPIPEELMHFIALHVLNLSNNALSGEIPSSIGNLKQLESLDLSQNSLHGEIPVQLASLTFLSYLNLSFNHLKGNIPTSXQLQSFQASSFEGNDGLHGPPLDVKPDDKKQELLTQPACKRLACTVDWNFLSAELGFAFGLGIVIGPLLFWKQWAIWYWKLVDQILCLIFPQLYLDYVTQGGQRYTVLRWWR, from the exons ATGAATCTGAATTTGGCTGATAATGCTTTTGACATCCTTCCATCCGGATTCAACAAGTTAAAGAATTTAGCTTACCTGAATTTGTCACATGCTGGCTTTAGGGGGCAGATTCCATCAGTCATTATTCTAGATGGCAACGGTTTTTCAACCCCGGTGCCAGAGACATTTTCCAATTTAAAAAATCTGACTACCCTCAATCTTGGAGATTGCAACTTGACTGGAAGATTTCCATCGAAGATCTTCCGGATTGAAACATTGTCATTTATCAACATATCATTCAATGACAATCTTCATGGTTTCTTTCCAGACTTCCTCTTGGGTGGATCTCTCAAGACCATAAAAGTCAGTGGAACAAACTTCTCTGGAACACTACCACA TATTGGTAACCTGAGGTACTTATCTGAATTGGATCTTACTGATTGTCGATTTAATGAAACACTTCCCAATTCACTGTCAAACCTCACTGAACTCACTCTCCTGGATTTGTCAAATAACAGCTTCACAGGTCCATTGCCATCATTTGGAATGACCGAAAAACTAACCCACCTCGACCTTTCTCATAATAGCTTAAGCGGTGCAATTCCTTCATCTCTTTTTAGGCTTCCATTACTACAGATTATTCTTCTTTCAGACAACCAGTTTAGTCAGCTTGATGAATTCCTAAATGTGTCTTCCTCTGTATTGGACTTCCTCGATTTAAGTAACAACAATATACCAGGACCTTTTCCTGAATCTATCTTCCAGCTCACTGCACTATCAGTCCTTCGGGTTTCATCTAACAAGTTCCATGGACCATTGCAGCTAAATAAGCTTTTACTGCTCAGATTATTATTTGAACTGGACATTTCATACAACAACTGGTCAATCAATGCGTATGTGGCCTCTCCTTTTCCCCTCCTTGGCAGTCTATTTATGGCATCCTGCAACTTGAAAACTTTCCCTAATTTCTTGAGATATCAATCCACATTACTCGGTTTAGACCTTTCAAGGAACCATATTCAAGGAATAGTGCCCAACTGGCTTTGGAAGTTAAAAGATTTTGCAATACTTAATATTTCGAGCAATTTGTTGACTGATTTGGAAGAACCTATGCAAAACAATATTTCTTCCTTGGAAAAGCTTGACCTTCATAACAACCAACTACAGGGGTCAATACTTAATTTTCCTGTAAATGCTTACTACTTGGATTATTCGAGGAATAGATTTAGCTCTGTTATCCCACAAGATATCGTTAATTACTTGTCCACAAGATATTATATCTCTCTTTCAGACAACGAATTCTATGGCAACATCCCGGATTCCCTCTGCAATGCTACACATCTTGAAGTGCTGGATCTTTCAATTAACAACTTTTCTGGAACAATTCCATCTTGTTTAATGACAAAGACCGGGACACATAGGGCATTAAGTTTGAAGGACAACAACCTCAAAGGCACTATCCCAGATATGTTTCCAGCTTCTTGTGCTCTAAGCACGCTGAATCTCCATGGAAATAACTTGCATGGGCCAATTCCAAAATCCCTTGCCCACTGTTCCAAATAAGAGGTACTGGACCTTGGAAAAAATCATATAACTGGTGGCTTCCCATgctttttccaaaacatatCCACAATCCGTGCACTGGTTTTGCGAAATAACAAATTTCAAGGTTCCCTAGGATGTGGACAAGCCAATAATAAGCCTTGGAAAATGCTTCAAATTGTCGACATCGCTTTTAACAACTTTAGTGGCAAACTAAAGGGACAATATTTTGCAAACTGGGAAACAATGATGCATGATGAAGATCAACCAGGATTAGAGTTTATCCATGAGGGAACTATAGGATATATATATTATCAGGATAGTGTGACAATAATCAACAAAGGTCAACAGATGGAGTTGGTTAAGATTCTAAGAGTCTTTACATCCATTGATTTCTCATCTAACAAGTTTGAAGGACCAATACCAGAGGAGCTTATGCATTTCATAGCACTCCATGTTCTCAACCTTTCAAACAATGCTCTCTCTGGTGAGATCCCATCCTCCATAGGGAACCTGAAACAGCTGGAGTCATTGGACCTCTCACAGAACTCTCTGCACGGAGAAATTCCGGTGCAGCTTGCAAGTTTGACATTCCTTTCTTATCTGAACCTCTCCTTCAATCATTTGAAGGGGAATATCCCAACAA ACCAACTTCAGTCATTTCAAGCTTCTTCTTTTGAAGGCAACGATGGACTACATGGTCCTCCGTTGGATGTAAAACCAGATGATAAAAAGCAAGAGTTGCTGACACAACCAGCATGTAAAAGGCTAGCTTGTACAGTTGATTGGAACTTTTTAAGTGCAGAGCTGGGATTTGCCTTTGGCCTTGGAATTGTCATTGGTCCCCTCTTGTTTTGGAAGCAATGGGCGATATGGTATTGGAAACTTGTGGACCAAATTCTTTGCTTGATCTTCCCTCAGCTATATCTTGATTATGTAACCCAGGGAGGACAGAGGTACACTGTTCTAAGGTGGTGGCGTTAA
- the LOC130738722 gene encoding purple acid phosphatase 17-like isoform X2, translated as MVGLSGNTMFVYFLFTISFGLWVLHASAALQRFTHTPKTDGSLGFLVLGDWGRRGEYNQSEVAFQMGKVGEKLDINFVISTGDNFYDNGLINEHDTAFEESFTKVYTAKSLQKQWYSVLGNHDYRGDAEAQLSPVLRKIDSRWLCLRSFIVDSELTEIFFVDTTPFVQEYYRESDGHTYDWRGINPPKSYINNLLKDLEMALRESTAKWKIVVGHHAIRSIGHHGDTQELISQLLPILQANNVDFYMNGHDHCLEHISDTER; from the exons ATGGTAGGTCTCAGTGGAAACACCATGTTTGTGTACTTTCTCTTCACCATTAGCTTTGGCTTGTGGGTTCTTCATGCATCTGCAGCGCTTCAGAGATTTACACACACACCCAAAACTGATGGTTCTCTTGGTTTCTTGGTGCTTGGTGACTGGGGAAGAAGAGGTGAATACAACCAGTCTGAAGTTGCATTCCAG ATGGGGAAGGTTGGAGAGAAGCTTGACATTAACTTTGTGATTTCCACTGGAGACAATTTCTATGACAATGGCCTAATTAATGAACATGATACAGCATTTGAGGAGTCATTCACCAAAGTTTACACAGCAAAAAGCCTGCAAAAGCAGTGGTACAGTG TGTTGGGAAACCATGACTACAGGGGTGATGCAGAGGCTCAATTAAGCCCGGTCCTTAGGAAAATTGATAGCAGATGGCTTTGCCTGAGGTCGTTTATTGTAGATTCAG aATTGACAGAAATTTTCTTTGTGGACACAACCCCTTTTGTACAAGAGTACTATAGGGAATCAGATGGGCACACATATGACTGGCGGGGAATTAACCCACCAAAATCTTATATTAACAACTTGTTGAAG GATCTAGAAATGGCATTGAGAGAGTCAACAGCAAAATGGAAGATTGTTGTTGGACACCATGCAATTAGAAGTATTGGGCATCATGGTGATACTCAAGAACTTATAAGCCAGCTTCTACCAATTCTTCAGGCAAATAATGTTGATTTTTACATGAATGGGCATGACCATTGTCTTGAACACATCAGTGACACAGAGAGGTAA
- the LOC130736797 gene encoding protein MAINTENANCE OF MERISTEMS-like, with protein sequence MPFGEMTITLDDVSALLHLPMGSRFYTPGRGERDECAALCAQLMGGSVGIYEAEFDTNRSQTIRFGVLQTRYEAALAEHRYEDAARIWLVNQLGATLFASKSGGYHTTVYWIGMLEDLGRVCEYAWGAIALATLYDQLSRASRRGTAQMGGFSSLLLGWVYEYLSDRVIIRRADPEYSQDQPRARRWAMSRVGHAGLDERRVMLDELTVDDVIWTPFEDHRAHRPRDPRAMYSGYIRSPFGRVVRRHLPERVLRQFGFIQDVPRHPSEIQTSGSLAETADAAFAEFAPHLRPHGIPATYPGEAVEDYMRWYSAVSHWECMI encoded by the exons atgccgttcggggagatgactatcaccttggacgacgtgtcggctcttctccatctccccatggggtcgaggttctatacgcctgggaggggggagagggacgagtgtgcagcgctctgtgctcagttgatgggaggatctgttggtatttatgaggctgagtttgatacgaataggtcccagactattcgctttggggtcttgcagacccggtatgaggctgcgttggcgg agcaccgatatgaggacgctgcacggatttggctggtgaaccagctaggcgccacgctctttgctagcaagagcggaggctaccatacgaccgtctactggatagggatgttggaggatcttggtcgagtgtgcgagtacgcgtggggcgcgattgcgctcgctacgctatacgaccagcttagtcgagcgtccaggagggggacggcccagatgggaggttttagctcgctcctgctaggatgggtctacgagtacctttctgaccgcgtcattatccgtagggcggatccggagtactcgcaggaccagcctagggcgcggcggtgggctatgtcccgggtcgggcatgcaggccttgatgagaggcgagtcatgctcgatgagctgacggtggatgacgttatatggaccccatttgaggaccatcgggctcatcgaccacgggatccgagggccatgtattctggctacatccggtcgccatttggccgtgttgttcgacggcatctaccagagagggttctgcgccagtttggcttcatacaggatgtccctcgacacccctctgagatccagacgtctgggtcccttgctgagaccgcagatgctgcctttgctgagtttgcgccgcacctccgccctcatGGGATCCCcgctacatatccgggagaggctgtggaggattacatgaggtggtacagCGCTGTAAGCCATTGGGAGTGCATGATttaa
- the LOC130736798 gene encoding receptor-like protein 7 — LEQETDQCSVGVITADTYILGYILTSGFNKLKNLAYLNLSHAGFRGQIPSDISQLTRLVTLDLSNNHLDTQNFRKLVQNLTSIRQLYLDGLQLRDDQGQEWRNALLPLRDLQELSMANCNLRGPFDASLTGFENLSIIILDKNNFSSPVPETFANFKNLTTLSLSRCNLNGIFPPKIFQIETLSFIDISWNDNLDGFFPDFPLGGSLRTIRVSLTDFSGTLPHSIGNLRHLSELDLIGCRFNETLPNSLSNLTELTHLYLSYNNFTGPLPSFGMTEKLTHLDLSHNSLSGAIPSSLFRLPLLEEIDLDDNQFSQLDEFVNVSSSALTLLDLSHNSISGSIPSSLFTLPLLEKIYLRDNQFSQSHEFTNGSASVLNYLDLSNNDLSGNFPEFIFQLSALSALYLSSNKFHGPLQLNSCLPLRNLSHLDISYNSWSVNANMASPFPNLRNLYMASCNLKTFPNFLRNQSTLRSLHLSRNHIQGIVPNWLWKLKDLEELDISSNLLTDLEVKNVSSLIKLDVHDNQLQGQVPIFLVNASYLDYSRNKFSSVIPQDIGKYLSSAVFLSLSDNKFHGNIPDSLCNATHLEVLDLSINNFSGTIPSCLMTMTKTLEVLSLKDNNLKGAIPDMFPASSALSTLNLHGNHLHGPIPKSLAHCSKLEVLDLGKNHIAGGFPCFLQNISTIRVLVLRNNEFQGSLGCGQANNKPWKMLQIVDIAFNNFSSKLKGQYFTNWETMMHNEDQSEGFIGEGSYYQDSVTVINKGQEMVLVKILTIFTSIDFSSNHFEGPIPEELMDFKALHVLNLSNNALSGEIPSSIGNLKQLESLDLSQNSFHGEIPVQFASLTFLSYLNLSFNHLEGKIPTGTQLGQHPAC; from the coding sequence CTGGAACAAGAAACAGACCAGTGCTCAGTGGGTGTGATCACGGCAGATACATATATTCTAGGCTATATTCTAACATCCGGATTCAACAAGTTGAAGAATTTAGCTTACCTGAATTTGTCACATGCTGGTTTTAGGGGGCAGATTCCATCAGATATTTCTCAACTAACAAGGTTGGTTACTCTTGATTTATCTAATAATCATCTAGATACCCAAAATTTTCGAAAGCTTGTCCAAAACCTCACCAGTATAAGGCAATTGTATTTGGATGGTTTGCAACTAAGAGATGATCAAGGACAAGAATGGCGCAATGCTTTGTTGCCGCTGCGTGACCTCCAAGAACTTAGCATGGCAAATTGCAATCTCAGAGGACCCTTTGATGCTTCTTTGACAGGATTTGAGAATCTATCCATCATTATTCTTGATAAAAACAACTTTTCATCCCCTGTGCCAGAGACATTTGCCAATTTTAAGAATCTCACTACCCTCAGTCTTAGCCGTTGCAACTTGAATGGAATATTTCCACCGAAGATCTTCCAGATTGAAACATTGTCATTTATCGACATATCATGGAATGACAATCTCGATGGTTTCTTTCCAGACTTCCCACTGGGTGGATCTCTCCGTACCATAAGAGTGAGTCTCACAGACTTCTCTGGAACTCTCCCACACTCTATTGGTAACCTGAGGCACTTATCTGAATTGGATCTTATTGGTTGTCGATTTAATGAAACACTTCCCAATTCACTGTCAAACCTCACTGAACTCACTCACCTGTATTTGTCATATAACAACTTCACAGGTCCATTGCCATCATTTGGTATGACCGAAAAACTAACCCACCTCGACCTTTCTCATAATAGCTTAAGCGGTGCAATTCCTTCATCTCTTTTTAGGCTTCCATTACTAGAGGAGATTGATCTTGACGACAACCAGTTTAGTCAGCTTGATGAATTCGTAAATGTGTCTTCCTCTGCATTGACCCTCCTTGACTTGAGTCATAATTCTATTAGTGGGAGCATTCCATCATCTCTTTTTACGCTCCCATTACTAGAGAAGATTTATCTTCGAGACAACCAGTTTAGTCAGTCTCATGAATTCACAAATGGGTCTGCCTCTGTATTGAACTACCTTGATTTAAGCAACAATGATCTATCAGGGAATTTTCCAGAGTTTATCTTTCAGCTCAGTGCACTTTCAGCCCTTTACCTTTCCTCTAACAAGTTCCATGGACCATTGCAGCTAAATAGTTGTTTACCGCTTAGAAATTTATCTCATCTGGACATTTCATACAACAGCTGGTCAGTCAATGCGAATATGGCCTCTCCTTTTCCCAACCTTAGAAATCTATATATGGCATCTTGCAACTTGAAAACCTTCCCTAATTTCTTGAGAAATCAATCCACATTAAGATCTTTACACCTTTCAAGGAACCACATTCAAGGAATAGTGCCCAACTGGCTTTGGAAATTAAAAGATCTTGAAGAACTTGATATTTCAAGCAATTTGTTGACTGATTTGGAAGTGAAAAATGTTTCTTCCTTGATAAAACTTGACGTTCATGACAACCAACTACAAGGGCAAGTACCTATTTTTCTTGTAAATGCTTCCTATTTGGATTATTCCAGGAACAAGTTTAGCTCTGTTATCCCACAAGATATCGGTAAATACCTGTCTTCGGCAGTGTTCCTCTCTCTTTCAGACAATAAATTCCATGGCAACATCCCAGATTCCCTCTGCAATGCTACACATCTTGAAGTGCTTGATCTTTCAATCAACAACTTTTCTGGAACAATTCCCTCTTGTTTAATGACAATGACTAAGACCCTTGAGGTATTGAGTTTGAAGGACAACAACCTCAAAGGAGCTATCCCAGATATGTTTCCAGCTTCTTCTGCTCTAAGCACTCTGAATCTCCATGGAAATCACTTGCATGGGCCAATTCCAAAATCTCTTGCCCACTGTTCCAAATTAGAGGTACTGGACCTTGGAAAAAATCATATTGCTGGTGGCTTTCCATGCTTTTTGCAAAACATATCCACAATTCGGGTACTGGTTTTGCGCAACAACGAATTTCAAGGTTCCCTAGGATGTGGACAAGCCAATAATAAGCCTTGGAAAATGCTTCAAATTGTCGACATCGCTTTTAACAACTTTAGTAGCAAACTAAAGGGACAATATTTCACAAACTGGGAAACAATGATGCATAATGAAGATCAATCAGAGGGATTTATAGGAGAAGGATCATATTATCAGGATAGCGTGACAGTGATCAACAAAGGTCAAGAGATGGTGTTGGTTAAAATTCTTACTATCTTCACATCCATTGATTTCTCATCTAACCATTTTGAAGGACCAATACCTGAGGAGCTTATGGATTTTAAAGCACTCCATGTTCTCAACCTTTCAAACAATGCTCTCTCTGGTGAGATCCCATCATCCATAGGGAACCTGAAACAGTTGGAGTCCTTGGACCTCTCACAGAACTCATTTCATGGAGAAATTCCTGTGCAGTTTGCAAGTCTGACATTCCTTTCTTATCTGAACCTCTCCTTCAATCATTTGGAGGGGAAGATCCCAACAGGTACCCAACtcggccagcatcctgcctgctag